One Spinacia oleracea cultivar Varoflay chromosome 4, BTI_SOV_V1, whole genome shotgun sequence DNA segment encodes these proteins:
- the LOC110796731 gene encoding uncharacterized protein — MGSLGSYEGVEGKKAMWLYPKIIGTNPSERWGHTSCFFKGHVYVFGGCCGGMHYSDVLVLNLDTVSWTTLVTTGPGPGPRDSHTATLWGNKIIVFGGTNGSKKVNDLHILDLDSKEWTQPTCSGSYPSARESHTATLVGDGGQLAVFGGSGEGVGNYLNDVHFLDLKTMSWSSPMVKGDYSPPPRDSHVSVAVGRKVFVYGGDCGDRYHGDVDVFDVDSLTWSRLEVLGPSPGRRAGHAAIGIGTKVYVVGGVGDKKYYNDTWVLDTTISSWSKLEICGQPPQGRFSHTAIVTDSDIAIYGGCGEDERPLGELLILQLGEDHPNGRYNISMCKSFGNHRNQRRRRSPQSHKTILLGSCIETETNNTNDPKTTHSKRTRTMNTNTFEKETEQEEHSLSLSQNSSPSQSDQEQTTTTVQNPTSSSITVPQSFSFPSIMNQLNKPPRQQQTQQSLPDVYILGEHRPNQRHAHFLPPHTVKTEVELLTAEGRHLNHSVTQSLIGAEVHGKVDGSFDSGYLMTANVNGRMFRGVLFPPCNVQQGPNILYKGPNRTQNNFGQIPFAQQCTNSSRGTSFVKSSLFKPVKSPDIGLNRDFVHGSSDTSSSIFRTLPRKDQELRDRSDLQGVVLTLGGPGSSQ, encoded by the exons atgggtTCTTTAGGAAGTTATGAAGGAGTTGAAGGTAAGAAAGCAATGTGGTTATATCCAAAGATAATTGGTACAAATCCTTCTGAAAGATGGGGGCACACTTCTTGCTTCTTTAAGGGTCATGTTTATGTATTTGGG GGATGTTGTGGAGGTATGCATTACAGTGATGTCCTAGTCCTAAACCTAGACACAGTCTCTTGGACCACCCTAGTAACCACCGGGCCGGGTCCGGGTCCAAGAGATAGCCACACCGCGACCCTATGGGGGAACAAGATCATAGTCTTTGGTGGCACAAATGGTTCAAAAAAAGTCAATGATCTCCACATTTTAGACCTTGACTCTAAAGAATGGACTCAACCCACGTGTTCCGGGTCCTACCCTTCGGCCCGGGAAAGCCACACCGCCACCCTAGTGGGGGACGGTGGTCAATTGGCCGTGTTTGGTGGGAGTGGTGAAGGTGTAGGGAATTACTTGAATGATGTGCACTTTTTGGATTTAAAGACTATGAGTTGGTCTTCCCCTATGGTGAAGGGTGATTATTCCCCTCCTCCTAGGGATAGTCATGTTAGTGTGGCGGTTGGGAGGAAGGTGTTCGTCTATGGCGGGGATTGTGGGGACCGTTACCATGGTGACGTGGACGTGTTTGATGTCGATTCCTTGACGTGGTCTAGG TTGGAAGTTCTTGGACCGTCGCCTGGTAGGAGGGCAGGACATGCTGCTATTGGAATTGGGACTAAG GTTTATGTTGTAGGTGGAGTCGGAGACAAGAAATACTACAACGATACTTGGGTCCTCGACACAACGATAAGTTCATGGTCTAAACTCGAGATTTGTGGTCAGCCACCTCAAGGGAGATTTTCTCATACAGCAATTGTTACAGACTCTGACATTGCCATTTACGGAGG GTGTGGCGAAGACGAGCGGCCTTTAGGGGAACTCCTAATACTACAACTCGGGGAAGACCATCCAAACGGCCGCTACAACATCTCAATGTGTAAAAGCTTCGGAAATCACAGGAATCAACGAAGGAGAAGAAGTCCTCAGTCGCATAAGACAATTCTTTTAGGCAGTTGCATAGAAACAGAAACGAACAACACAAATGACCCAAAAACAACACACTCAAAGAGAACACGAaccatgaacacaaacacattTGAGAAGGAAACAGAACAAGAAGAACATTCACTTTCATTGTCACAGAATTCCTCCCCTTCTCAATCTGATCAAGAACAAACCACAACAACTGTCCAAAACCCGACATCTTCCTCCATTACAGTACCTCAAAGTTTCTCATTCCCCTCCATTATGAACCAACTAAACAAACCACCAAGACAACAACAAACTCAACAAAGTCTTCCTGATGTTTACATCTTAGGGGAGCATCGGCCTAACCAAAGACACGCACATTTTTTACCGCCTCATACAGTAAAAACTGAAGTGGAACTTTTGACAGCAGAGGGGAGACACCTTAACCATAGTGTTACACAAAGCTTG ATTGGAGCTGAAGTGCATGGGAAAGTGGATGGTTCTTTCGATTCTGGTTACCTTATGACAGCAAATGTTAATGGCAGAATGTTCAGAGGGGTTCTTTTTCCTCCT TGCAATGTTCAGCAGGGACCAAACATCTTGTATAAAGGACCGAATCGGACCCAAAACAACTTCGGTCAAATTCCATTTGCTCAGCAATGTACAAACTCAAGCAGAGGAACCAGTTTTGTAAAGAGTTCACTCTTTAAGCCCGTAAAGAGCCCCGATATAGGACTCAACCGTGATTTTGTTCATGGGAGCTCGGACACCTCCTCGTCCATTTTCCGAACACTACCGAGGAAGGATCAAGAGTTACGAGACAGAAGTGATCTCCAAGGTGTGGTTCTAACACTAGGAGGACCTGGAAGTAGTCAATGA
- the LOC130459962 gene encoding zinc finger BED domain-containing protein RICESLEEPER 2-like — MESSQSKMPAFSVESVQPLTEVELEELCKSLPPDKKLKEGRQYLYKRKSKKRGTFWQHYIEFVEGGTLKAECKYCDTTLACDGNKNGSKNVKYHAERCIGNPENKDKGKGQQTELFFEKENDSGKLNYGSGTVNLKDVREALVRMIIIDELPFKHVEKPGFKAFVQVGIPRFIIPSRTTIARDCLKLYYSEREKLKEVFKSCQRVSVTTDTWTSIQRINYMCLTAHFIDNDWKLNKKIINFCPISSHKGEAIGKAVEACLEYWGIEDKLFTVTVDNASSNDVACAYLRRMVQRTGCFSQGKYIHVRCIAHIVNLIVWDGIREHGVCIDRVRNAVKYIKNSPARIDRFKELVQKANIDSKCSLSFDVPTRWNSTYTMLDTAVKFQRVFSGLSLPHGEKENEKPPEYDDWKKVERLITFLKGFYLLTRRISGSLYVTSNTGLTEIASMYDMLNKWEKSLDLDFQAMAVAMKKKFDKYWGDVEKMNMLVYVAAILDPHSKFLVVELTLCDMYGIEKGKKLGSYVKDYTYKLFDEYRMMYSSYMPESGNNGDPMSLDEINDGDYKKNLFDRAKRLKETTGYVNSELDRYINDQLGPLEEEMDALTWWGNNGYRYPTLQRMARDILAIPLSTVASESAFSTGGRHLDPFRSSLSPLMVQALICANDWLKARGLPCVDVEETLKDLEEMEKEIEVDDEDHEVVFVDSVGVL, encoded by the exons ATGGAGAGCTCTCAATCCAAAATGCCGGCCTTTTCAGTAGAAAGTGTACAACCACTGACGGAAGTGGAATTGGAGGAATTGTGCAAGTCCTTGCCTCCGGATAAGAAGCTAAAAGAGGGACGCCAATATCTCTACAAAAGAAAAAGTAAGAAGAGAGGAACTTTTTGGCAGCACTACATTGAGTTTGTTGAGGGTGGTACACTAAAAGCTGAATGTAAGTATTGTGATACAACTTTAGCTTGTGATGGGAATAAAAATGGTTCAAAAAATGTGAAGTATCATGCTGAAAGGTGCATTGGTAATCCTGAAAACAAAGATAAGGGTAAAGGGCAACAAACTGAATTGTTTTTTGAGAAAGAAAATGATAGTGGGAAATTAAACTATGGGAGTGGGACTGTTAATCTAAAAGATGTAAGGGAAGCATTAGTTCGTATGATCATTATTGATGAGCTTCCATTCAAGCATGTGGAAAAACCTGGATTTAAGGCTTTTGTGCAAGTAGGAATACCTAGGTTTATTATTCCATCTCGTACTACCATTGCTCGTGATTGTTTGAAACTTTATTATAGTGAAAGGGAAAAGTTAAAAGAAGTGTTTAAGAGTTGTCAAAGAGTTAGTGTGACCACTGATACTTGGACATCAATTCAAAGGATTAACTACATGTGTCTCACGGCTCATTTCATTGATAATGATTggaaattgaataaaaagattATAAATTTTTGTCCAATATCTAGTCATAAAGGTGAGGCCATTGGTAAAGCAGTTGAGGCATGTCTAGAGTATTGGGGTATTGAAGATAAGCTATTTACTGTCACAGTTGACAATGCTAGCTCTAATGATGTTGCTTGTGCATACTTAAGAAGAATGGTTCAAAGAACAGGTTGTTTTAGTCAAGGAAAATATATTCACGTTAGATGCATTGCTCATATTGTCAATCTTATTGTGTGGGATGGTATTAGAGAGCATGGTGTGTGCATTGATAGAGTTAGAAATGCTGTGAAATATATTAAGAACTCTCCTGCAAGAATAGATAGGTTCAAAGAACTTGTGCAAAAGGCTAACATTGATAGTAAATGTTCCTTATCCTTTGATGTCCCCACTCGTTGGAACTCCACTTACACCATGTTAGACACGGCTGTAAAATTTCAGCGTGTTTTTAGTGGATTATCTCTTCCTCATGGAGAGAAGGAAAATGAGAAGCCTCCTGAATATGATGATTGGAAGAAAGTAGAGAGGTTGATTACGTTTTTGAAGgggttttatcttttgactcGTCGTATTTCTGGTTCACTTTATGTGACTAGTAATACAGGCTTAACTGAGATTGCCTCTATGTATGATATGCTTAATAAGTGGGAAAAAAGTCTAGATTTGGATTTTCAAGCTATGGCCGTTGCAATGAAAAAAAAGTTTGATAAGTATTGGGGTGATGTGGAAAAAATGAATATGCTTGTTTATGTTGCCGCTATTCTTGATCCTCACTCCAAGTTCTTAGTTGTTGAATTGACATTATGTGATATGTATGGAATTGAAAAGGGCAAGAAACTTGGTAGTTATGTGAAGGATTACACTTATAAGTTATTTGATGAATATAGAATGATGTATTCCTCTTATATGCCTGAAAGTGGAAACAATGGAGATCCTATGTCACTTGATGAAATAAATGATGGAGACTATAAGAAAAATCTTTTTGATAGAGCTAAAAGATTGAAGGAGACAACTGGATATGTGAATAGTGAGTTGGATAGATATATAAATGACCAATTAGGCCCGCTAGAAGAAGAAATGGATGCATTAACTTGGTGGGGTAATAATGGATATCGTTATCCTACTCTTCAACGCATGGCACGTGATATACTAGCTATCCCATTGTCCACCGTTGCATCGGAATCTGCTTTTAGCACGGGAGGTCGTCATCTAGATCCATTTCGAAGTTCGTTGTCTCCTTTG ATGGTTCAAGCTCTAATTTGCGCAAATGATTGGCTTAAAGCAAGGGGATTACCATGTGTTGATGTGGAAGAAACTTTGAAAGACTTGGAAGAAATGGAGAAAG AAATAGAAGTTGATGATGAGGATCATGAGGTCGTGTTTGTGGACTCAGTTGGTGTGCTTTAA